In Thermodesulfobacteriota bacterium, a single genomic region encodes these proteins:
- a CDS encoding ABC transporter permease, translated as MNRSSLIASSVALVILAVWELLCRSLNIPDFILPAPVNILKIAIFRAPLLLPHAGVTALEILAGILISLAVAVPLSMVMFAYPSIEKAIAPFLVASQAIPVFAVAPLLVVWLGYGIASKVFMAAVIIFFPITVNLLEGFKSCDSEYRVLFQLMGARFLKTMRLLYWPWALPHFFAGLRVGVSVATIGAVIGEWVGAQKGLGYLMIQANARLKVDMVFAAILWLSVMGMMLWILVGFLEKRVIKWK; from the coding sequence ATGAACCGATCTAGTTTGATTGCATCTTCAGTTGCTTTAGTGATCCTTGCCGTATGGGAATTGTTGTGCCGGAGTTTAAATATACCGGACTTTATTTTACCTGCCCCGGTAAACATCTTGAAAATTGCAATTTTTCGGGCACCGCTTCTTTTACCCCATGCAGGAGTGACAGCGCTCGAAATTCTGGCGGGAATACTGATTTCTCTGGCTGTGGCGGTTCCTCTTTCCATGGTCATGTTTGCATATCCCTCAATAGAAAAGGCGATTGCTCCTTTTCTGGTTGCGTCCCAGGCAATTCCTGTTTTTGCGGTGGCCCCCCTTCTGGTGGTGTGGCTCGGATACGGCATTGCGAGCAAGGTTTTTATGGCTGCGGTGATTATCTTCTTTCCCATTACCGTTAACCTGCTGGAAGGTTTTAAAAGCTGTGATTCGGAGTATCGGGTACTTTTTCAGCTGATGGGGGCACGATTTTTAAAAACCATGCGCCTGCTTTACTGGCCATGGGCCCTGCCCCATTTCTTTGCCGGGCTCAGGGTGGGGGTTTCGGTGGCAACCATCGGTGCAGTGATCGGTGAATGGGTAGGCGCGCAGAAGGGGCTCGGGTATCTGATGATACAGGCGAATGCAAGGTTAAAAGTGGATATGGTCTTTGCCGCAATTCTGTGGCTGTCTGTGATGGGAATGATGCTGTGGATACTTGTCGGCTTTCTGGAAAAAAGGGTTATCAAATGGAAATAA
- a CDS encoding ABC transporter ATP-binding protein, protein MLSIKNLSKRFNSLSILEDFNLTVPKNGFTVLIGPSGCGKSTLFDLLTGVVEIDSGDIFWFGERVPHLRETAAYMQQKDLLLPWFSLMDNALLPARIADMDIEQSRNKALALFERLGIGGFEDYMPGEISGGMRQRGALVRTLMFERDLVLLDEPLSALDAITRRSLQSLLLMLQKDFNKSILMNTHDIEEALLLADELLVLTSPPMRIREQFTFEDEKPRSVSDHRLIEIKEYVLSRLQKDMKNEPI, encoded by the coding sequence ATGCTATCGATTAAAAATTTAAGCAAAAGATTTAACAGCCTTTCCATATTGGAAGATTTCAATTTGACTGTTCCAAAGAATGGATTCACCGTGCTTATCGGCCCATCAGGTTGCGGCAAGAGTACCCTGTTTGATTTACTAACCGGTGTCGTGGAAATAGATAGCGGTGATATCTTCTGGTTTGGTGAGAGGGTGCCTCATCTGAGGGAAACTGCCGCATATATGCAGCAAAAGGATTTGCTTTTGCCATGGTTTTCCCTGATGGATAACGCCCTGTTGCCGGCACGAATTGCGGATATGGATATTGAACAATCGAGAAATAAGGCTCTGGCGCTCTTCGAGCGGCTGGGCATCGGCGGGTTTGAAGACTATATGCCGGGAGAAATATCAGGGGGAATGCGTCAGCGGGGTGCGCTTGTTCGTACGCTTATGTTTGAGCGCGATCTTGTTTTGTTGGATGAGCCTCTTTCAGCTCTGGATGCCATTACCAGGAGAAGTCTCCAATCATTGCTTTTAATGCTCCAGAAGGATTTTAACAAGAGTATTCTGATGAATACCCATGATATTGAAGAAGCGTTATTGCTGGCTGATGAACTGCTGGTGCTTACCTCACCACCCATGCGTATCCGTGAGCAATTTACCTTTGAAGATGAAAAACCGCGGAGTGTCAGCGACCACCGGTTGATTGAAATAAAAGAATACGTTCTCAGCCGGTTACAAAAAGATATGAAAAATGAACCGATCTAG
- a CDS encoding serine/threonine-protein kinase: MKKNYTLVQDPLLADVPIFDNYKVLEPVLIYAKLKEGNMGAIYKGRHLRLNIDVAVKIMMLPAQVESDARATFTNRFIREAQTAAGIIHQNLIHVFDVKAQHGINYLIMEFVDGETVNERLKRMGKLSEYQAFEIVKEAAEGLAEAHARGIVHRDIKSDNIMISREGNVKVMDLGLAKAFDNRQNQAMEKTVVGMIMGTPFFMSPEQTYSSDVGPKSDVWSLGVTLFNLLSNKLPFKGKNIEDLIYKIRESPLPNFKQQIPGLADDSYKILSKSLNKDKEKRYTDCKAMGKAIFSHVERLQNRMSDSADSFREIDIPVTKKAVPPEQNTLLKVSKLLKINEMADSAAPKMSDTQPTEKTPEKDGGTAAKDDKQYDSLQKKISSLHSRINDPQFIKYAKTNAKERLHRLLKQATTAINNENFNETGSHIMSASQLLLSEEAKVKARIKNKPFITLNIIIAVIVIVIPAILYIAYELFYMLKDFFSP, translated from the coding sequence ATGAAAAAAAATTACACACTTGTTCAGGATCCCTTGTTAGCCGACGTCCCCATCTTTGATAACTATAAAGTTCTCGAACCGGTCTTGATATATGCCAAACTCAAAGAGGGCAATATGGGCGCCATATATAAGGGCCGACATCTGCGGCTAAATATAGACGTTGCGGTTAAAATTATGATGCTACCAGCGCAAGTTGAATCAGACGCTCGGGCAACTTTTACCAACCGCTTTATTCGCGAAGCACAAACTGCTGCCGGAATCATTCACCAGAACCTTATCCATGTTTTCGACGTTAAAGCACAACACGGAATTAACTACCTGATCATGGAATTTGTGGATGGAGAAACTGTTAATGAACGTCTTAAACGCATGGGGAAACTGTCCGAGTATCAAGCCTTTGAAATCGTAAAAGAGGCGGCCGAGGGATTGGCTGAAGCGCACGCAAGGGGCATTGTCCACCGCGATATTAAATCCGATAACATTATGATTTCCCGGGAAGGCAACGTCAAGGTCATGGACCTTGGACTTGCGAAAGCATTTGATAACAGACAAAATCAAGCCATGGAAAAAACTGTGGTGGGAATGATTATGGGAACGCCTTTTTTCATGTCACCGGAACAGACATATTCCTCTGATGTCGGCCCGAAATCTGATGTTTGGTCGCTGGGAGTGACACTTTTTAACCTTCTTAGCAATAAATTGCCATTTAAGGGCAAAAACATAGAGGACTTAATATATAAAATTCGCGAAAGTCCGTTACCGAATTTCAAACAACAGATACCCGGCCTGGCTGATGATTCATATAAAATCCTTTCAAAATCGCTGAATAAAGATAAGGAAAAGCGATATACTGATTGTAAAGCAATGGGAAAAGCAATATTCAGCCACGTGGAAAGACTGCAAAATAGAATGTCTGATTCTGCCGATTCGTTTAGGGAAATAGATATCCCTGTCACCAAAAAGGCTGTCCCTCCGGAACAAAACACACTGTTAAAAGTCAGCAAACTTTTAAAAATCAATGAAATGGCTGACAGTGCGGCACCCAAAATGTCTGACACCCAACCAACGGAAAAGACGCCGGAGAAAGATGGCGGTACCGCTGCTAAAGATGACAAACAATATGATAGCCTGCAGAAAAAAATATCATCATTACATTCACGTATTAATGATCCCCAATTCATTAAATATGCCAAAACCAACGCCAAAGAACGGTTACATCGCCTGTTAAAGCAAGCAACGACAGCGATAAACAACGAAAACTTTAATGAAACGGGATCTCATATTATGTCAGCTTCACAACTGCTTCTATCTGAGGAAGCGAAAGTTAAGGCGCGCATTAAAAATAAGCCTTTTATAACCCTTAATATAATCATTGCCGTCATTGTAATTGTCATTCCGGCCATTTTGTATATCGCCTATGAGTTGTTCTATATGTTAAAAGATTTCTTTTCTCCATAA